A region of Fibrobacter succinogenes subsp. succinogenes S85 DNA encodes the following proteins:
- a CDS encoding BamA/OMP85 family outer membrane protein yields MILLICALLFFSAISFADSGEKNPWSVIITGNKVFSKFQLNEQLDIPEEFAQLDTIKQDFLMRLSSENVRALYYSRGYYSLDLKMDIVREELSNGSQQRNYHFTVSEGECYKFNNAQIISEGDAEIPIDLQTLKISKHQNYNQEDISEDLQEIQKAYRKQGNLHVYISSEEHVDTTAKQVNVIINVRPGPKVLMGNMITTTQRAVNKNERKAVPEQGLSDTAWLSSLWRIPKGEIIDGNQYFNFKSKLYSTQLFTQVKLNDELREDGLSDVHLDVIERVPGEARYGFFFEEIYGFGAMAYADHKNFFGKFHEFSTSVQIAQNKQEITLGYANPLFFGTAFTFIPTAIRFVDRLSFNHEKINPPAYPDSVEERYEIINRGDLTFGITDHIKFRGTIDTRYVNKNEDKLFKLKGEIALAFDFTDDYFNPQKGLRLSPTVGLGTNFSNKSNFEDGHIYTYGEATANIYMPLFWTFYGALSGSVGRFFNTAIEDDARVFYQGGSRSVRGYRFRSIFASYTTSDTTTVTNKETGKDSSVVKDNIHTALTPMYFRINEELRWTFPWKSLRAWQIVQFFDWARVMDVKDNTYKDAQEGSIGLGIRYHWQFLTFRLDYAIITGVTSLDENKKNSTKFKWGRFAFDLSQAF; encoded by the coding sequence ATGATTTTACTGATTTGTGCATTATTGTTTTTTTCGGCCATTTCGTTTGCCGACAGCGGAGAAAAAAATCCATGGTCTGTCATCATCACGGGCAATAAGGTCTTCTCAAAATTCCAGCTGAATGAACAGCTCGACATTCCCGAAGAATTTGCCCAGCTGGATACAATCAAACAAGACTTCTTGATGCGACTTTCATCCGAAAACGTGCGTGCGCTCTACTACTCCCGCGGTTACTATAGCCTTGACCTAAAAATGGACATTGTACGAGAAGAGCTTTCAAACGGAAGCCAACAGCGCAACTATCATTTTACGGTCAGCGAAGGGGAATGCTACAAGTTCAACAATGCGCAAATCATTTCTGAAGGCGATGCCGAAATTCCTATTGACCTACAGACGCTGAAAATTTCAAAGCACCAGAACTACAATCAAGAAGATATTTCCGAAGACCTTCAGGAAATCCAGAAAGCGTACCGCAAGCAAGGTAACTTGCACGTTTATATTTCATCCGAAGAGCATGTCGATACAACGGCAAAGCAAGTCAACGTCATTATCAATGTGCGCCCAGGCCCAAAAGTTTTGATGGGAAACATGATCACCACAACACAGCGCGCCGTCAACAAGAACGAACGAAAGGCGGTTCCAGAACAAGGGCTTTCGGACACGGCATGGCTCTCATCGCTTTGGAGAATCCCCAAAGGTGAAATCATTGACGGTAACCAGTATTTCAACTTTAAAAGCAAGCTCTATTCAACCCAGCTCTTTACGCAAGTCAAGCTAAACGACGAACTGCGCGAAGACGGGCTTTCGGACGTTCATTTGGACGTGATTGAACGCGTGCCAGGTGAAGCCCGCTACGGATTTTTCTTTGAAGAAATTTATGGTTTTGGAGCGATGGCTTACGCCGACCACAAGAACTTCTTTGGAAAATTCCATGAATTTTCGACAAGCGTGCAAATTGCACAGAACAAGCAGGAAATCACGCTCGGTTACGCGAACCCGCTTTTCTTCGGAACCGCCTTCACGTTCATCCCGACAGCCATCCGCTTTGTGGACCGTCTCTCATTCAACCACGAAAAAATAAATCCGCCCGCCTACCCCGACAGCGTTGAAGAGCGATACGAAATAATCAACCGTGGTGACTTGACCTTCGGCATTACGGACCACATCAAATTCCGAGGCACGATTGATACACGATACGTGAACAAGAACGAAGACAAGCTTTTCAAGCTCAAAGGCGAAATTGCATTAGCGTTTGATTTCACCGACGACTACTTCAACCCGCAAAAGGGCTTGCGCCTCTCCCCGACGGTCGGACTTGGAACAAACTTTAGCAATAAATCCAACTTTGAAGATGGCCATATTTATACTTATGGTGAAGCTACAGCAAACATCTACATGCCTTTATTCTGGACATTCTATGGAGCATTGAGCGGAAGCGTCGGCAGATTTTTCAATACAGCCATTGAAGACGATGCTCGCGTATTTTACCAGGGTGGCTCACGTTCTGTACGCGGCTACCGTTTCCGGAGCATTTTTGCAAGCTACACGACTAGCGACACAACGACAGTCACAAATAAAGAAACAGGCAAAGATTCCTCTGTCGTGAAGGACAACATCCATACCGCGCTCACCCCGATGTATTTTCGAATCAACGAAGAACTCCGTTGGACATTCCCGTGGAAATCGCTAAGAGCATGGCAAATCGTGCAGTTCTTTGACTGGGCTAGAGTTATGGATGTCAAGGACAATACATACAAAGACGCCCAGGAAGGAAGCATAGGCCTTGGAATCCGTTACCATTGGCAGTTCCTGACGTTCCGTCTTGACTACGCCATTATTACAGGAGTAACAAGTTTGGACGAAAACAAGAAGAACTCCACCAAGTTCAAATGGGGACGTTTCGCGTTTGACTTGTCGCAGGCATTCTAA
- a CDS encoding peptidyl-prolyl cis-trans isomerase: MKKALLVFCSFCALVLSGCNSIGDKDTLVARVNGEPIFKEDYAFMMRVGNIVPNTEQMRKASSSLFSRKALYTVALQKNPELKEQLEAHNVALENYLLTFVYQRLYTMDRLMYTDDELAFYYDKHRDQFADSLSYMNLRDKVADAKYIESNYDSLKSYAFKHRDLSDTSREVKITYDIKERFVSDHRQRIVRETGPALLKKYNIQETEIQMPSAEAYYEKHKNLYMTPGGFVVYHVESADSAKLAKRFKGKKVDLKGFMKIASKFSENKDTKAAKGFVGKVVYGHPLPYGIGFVPNMFVALDTLKDGAISSVIKSESTGRYHVFYRESVVQPEQKPLDRVRKSIERDLATTANYELDSNYVLVTKNGEPAIREKDVLAVYEDNGMMVRSRRTHDQVVKSLALQLAFASEAREVGLDHTWEYRALKRQSDVDYIIKMYRMKVLNHIVVPEDSLKALYERMGNPAHPTLTYEQSRSELSDWFEIPENLMKRTYYYAEEDYLPKTYEESKKQVFETAYLVYRSGRWDKEVVTSWGTAKVDLFADNITLLPQEWSVEFAMKSADSLYTQAKSLEKAYLAWSGIRERYVDIDSVAKKATFELAHVYSDQEEFDKAQREYRAFYRTWPDSPDAEKAMFSRGFILNENLHKDAEALKVFEEFKKLYPKSELNESVDWLVQNIKSNGKLADELMKKIEAEE, encoded by the coding sequence ATGAAAAAAGCTTTGCTTGTGTTTTGTTCTTTCTGCGCCCTTGTTCTTTCAGGGTGCAATTCCATTGGAGACAAGGATACTCTCGTTGCCAGGGTGAATGGCGAACCGATTTTCAAAGAAGACTACGCCTTCATGATGCGTGTGGGGAACATCGTCCCAAATACGGAACAGATGAGAAAAGCCTCGAGTTCTTTGTTCAGCCGCAAGGCTCTTTATACGGTCGCTCTCCAGAAGAATCCTGAACTGAAGGAACAGCTCGAAGCCCACAACGTGGCTCTTGAAAACTACCTCCTTACATTCGTGTACCAGCGCCTCTATACGATGGACCGCCTGATGTACACCGACGATGAACTTGCTTTCTATTACGACAAGCACCGCGACCAGTTTGCTGATTCGCTTTCCTACATGAATCTTCGCGACAAGGTTGCCGATGCCAAGTACATCGAATCCAACTATGATTCCTTGAAGTCCTATGCCTTCAAGCACAGGGACTTGTCCGATACGTCGCGTGAAGTCAAGATTACGTACGACATCAAGGAACGTTTTGTCTCGGACCATCGCCAACGGATTGTTCGTGAAACGGGACCGGCTCTCCTGAAAAAGTACAACATTCAGGAAACTGAAATCCAGATGCCTTCTGCTGAAGCCTACTACGAAAAGCACAAGAACTTGTACATGACTCCGGGTGGCTTTGTTGTCTACCATGTGGAATCTGCGGACTCCGCTAAACTTGCTAAGCGCTTTAAGGGCAAAAAGGTTGACCTCAAAGGTTTCATGAAGATTGCGTCCAAGTTTAGCGAAAACAAGGACACAAAGGCTGCTAAGGGCTTTGTCGGTAAGGTTGTTTATGGTCATCCGCTTCCGTATGGCATTGGCTTTGTCCCGAATATGTTTGTCGCTCTTGACACCTTGAAGGATGGAGCTATTTCCTCGGTGATCAAGTCTGAATCTACGGGCCGTTATCATGTGTTCTACCGCGAGTCCGTTGTTCAGCCGGAACAGAAACCGCTTGACCGCGTACGCAAGAGCATTGAACGTGATTTGGCAACAACCGCTAATTACGAACTTGATTCCAACTATGTGCTTGTTACGAAAAATGGCGAACCCGCTATCCGTGAAAAGGATGTTCTTGCTGTATACGAAGATAATGGTATGATGGTCCGTTCCCGCAGAACTCATGACCAGGTCGTAAAATCCCTTGCTCTCCAGCTTGCTTTTGCTTCCGAAGCTCGCGAAGTCGGACTCGACCACACTTGGGAATATCGCGCCCTCAAGCGCCAGAGCGATGTCGACTACATCATCAAGATGTACAGGATGAAGGTCCTTAACCACATCGTGGTTCCGGAAGATTCTCTCAAGGCCCTCTACGAACGTATGGGCAATCCGGCACACCCGACTTTGACGTATGAACAGTCCCGTTCTGAGCTCAGCGACTGGTTTGAAATCCCTGAAAATCTCATGAAGAGAACGTATTACTACGCCGAAGAAGACTACCTCCCGAAAACCTACGAAGAGTCTAAGAAGCAGGTGTTTGAAACGGCTTACCTGGTGTACCGTTCTGGCCGCTGGGACAAGGAAGTCGTGACTTCCTGGGGGACCGCTAAGGTGGATCTCTTTGCAGATAACATAACGCTTTTGCCGCAGGAATGGTCTGTGGAATTTGCCATGAAGTCTGCTGATTCTCTTTATACGCAGGCGAAGAGCCTCGAAAAAGCTTACCTTGCATGGTCTGGAATTCGCGAACGCTATGTGGATATTGATTCCGTTGCCAAAAAGGCTACATTTGAACTCGCGCACGTTTACAGCGATCAGGAAGAATTTGACAAGGCCCAGCGTGAATACAGGGCTTTCTACCGCACGTGGCCGGATTCTCCGGATGCTGAAAAGGCCATGTTCAGCCGTGGCTTCATCCTGAACGAAAACCTGCACAAGGATGCTGAAGCGCTCAAGGTCTTTGAAGAATTCAAGAAGCTTTACCCGAAGAGCGAACTCAACGAATCTGTCGATTGGCTTGTCCAGAACATCAAGAGCAACGGCAAACTCGCCGATGAACTTATGAAGAAAATCGAAGCGGAAGAGTAA
- the ndk gene encoding nucleoside-diphosphate kinase — MEMTFAMIKPNAVKSGLVGRIIDRYISAGLSVCAVKMHQMTSEDARGFYAEHVEKPFFPELEAYMTKGPSVMLALGGENAIAKVRAINGATNPAKAEPGTLRYDFAPSMTENVVHSSDSPASAERELDFWFKKEERYAYEMPSLKACCVL; from the coding sequence ATGGAAATGACATTTGCAATGATCAAGCCGAACGCAGTCAAGTCTGGCTTGGTTGGTCGTATTATTGATCGCTACATCAGTGCCGGTCTCTCTGTCTGCGCCGTCAAGATGCACCAGATGACCTCCGAAGATGCTCGCGGTTTTTACGCTGAACACGTCGAAAAGCCGTTCTTCCCGGAACTCGAAGCCTACATGACCAAGGGTCCGTCCGTGATGCTTGCTCTCGGTGGCGAAAACGCAATTGCAAAGGTCCGCGCCATTAACGGTGCTACCAATCCGGCTAAGGCGGAACCGGGTACCCTCCGCTACGATTTTGCTCCTTCCATGACCGAAAACGTCGTTCACAGCTCCGATAGTCCGGCTTCTGCAGAACGCGAACTCGACTTCTGGTTCAAGAAGGAAGAACGCTACGCTTACGAAATGCCTTCTCTCAAGGCCTGCTGCGTCCTCTAA
- a CDS encoding succinate dehydrogenase cytochrome b subunit: MQWIIKYLTSSIGKKQIMGCTGAFLALFIFGHMCGNFQLLNFDQAAAQASYNAYTEFLTGFNPLHFPVKMIYLVELVLVAAFAIHIFLAVTLKIENKKARGGIEYEVNARKGKKTFATFTMIWSGLFIVGFLIQHLMMLKFGEHYLYVNDKGEIIRDMWLTTIQMFANPGWAAFYVVSMFVIGMHLFHAISSAFQTMGIAHQKWTPIIDIAGIVYSVVVALGFGITAVASYYLANQPETQALIEKSRSLQQQYEQQKAKADKAAFVIPSVGEVQVSFNIEK, encoded by the coding sequence ATGCAATGGATCATCAAGTATCTTACCTCGTCCATTGGTAAGAAGCAGATCATGGGATGCACAGGCGCCTTCTTGGCTCTGTTCATCTTTGGCCACATGTGTGGTAACTTCCAGCTCTTGAACTTCGACCAGGCTGCGGCACAGGCGTCCTACAACGCTTATACCGAATTCCTGACCGGATTCAACCCGCTCCACTTCCCGGTGAAGATGATTTACCTCGTCGAACTGGTACTCGTGGCTGCCTTTGCCATTCACATCTTCCTCGCTGTTACGCTGAAGATTGAAAACAAGAAGGCTCGTGGCGGAATTGAATACGAAGTCAATGCACGCAAGGGCAAGAAGACTTTCGCAACCTTCACCATGATCTGGTCTGGTCTCTTCATTGTTGGCTTCCTCATCCAGCACCTCATGATGCTCAAGTTCGGCGAACACTACCTCTATGTGAACGACAAGGGCGAAATCATCCGCGACATGTGGCTCACCACGATCCAGATGTTTGCAAATCCTGGCTGGGCTGCATTCTATGTTGTTAGCATGTTCGTCATCGGCATGCACCTCTTCCACGCCATCTCCTCTGCATTCCAGACGATGGGTATCGCTCACCAGAAGTGGACCCCGATTATCGATATCGCCGGTATCGTTTATAGCGTCGTCGTGGCACTTGGCTTCGGCATCACCGCTGTTGCCTCTTACTACCTCGCTAACCAGCCTGAAACCCAGGCTCTTATCGAAAAGTCCCGTAGCCTCCAGCAGCAGTACGAACAGCAGAAGGCCAAGGCCGACAAGGCTGCTTTCGTCATCCCGTCTGTTGGCGAAGTACAAGTTTCTTTCAATATTGAAAAGTAA
- a CDS encoding fumarate reductase/succinate dehydrogenase flavoprotein subunit, producing MILDSKIPGGSIEEKWTKHKFELKLVNPANKRKFTVIVVGTGLAGASAAASLGELGYNVKSFCIQDSPRRAHSIAAQGGINAAKNYKNDGDSVYRLFYDTVKGGDFRAREANVHRLAENSNLIIDQCVAQGVPFGREYGGLLDNRSFGGTQVSRTFYARGQTGQQLLLGAYQALMRQVAAGKVKMFPRREMMDLVVIDGKARGIIVRNLITGELESHVADAVCLCTGGYGNVYYLSTNAQGSNVTAAFRAYKRGALFANPCYTQIHPTCIPRHGDLQSKLTLMSESLRNDGRIWVPRKAGDTRSPDQIPEEERYYYLEEKYPSFGNLVPRDVASRNAKQVCDAGLGVGNTKQAVYLDFADAIQRMGVAGVSAKYGNLFQMYEKITDEDPYKVPMRIFPAIHYTMGGLWVDYDLMSTIPGCFVLGEANFSDHGANRLGASALMQGLSDGYFVIPFTIGGYFAGTKLEKVSESDAAFEDCKKQTEERIHKLLSIKGHRTVNDIHRELGNIMWEYVGMARNEAGLKTALEKIPALRQEFWENVNVLGSEGSFNQNLERAGRVADFLEFAEVLTLDALHRKESCGGHFREESQTPEGEAKRDDENFCYVGAWEYKGDGIAPELSKEPLTFDNVHLATRSYK from the coding sequence ATGATTCTTGATTCTAAAATCCCCGGTGGTTCCATCGAAGAAAAGTGGACCAAGCACAAGTTCGAACTCAAACTCGTGAACCCGGCCAACAAGCGCAAGTTCACGGTCATCGTCGTGGGTACTGGCCTTGCAGGTGCTTCTGCTGCCGCATCCCTCGGTGAACTTGGTTACAACGTAAAGTCTTTCTGCATTCAGGATAGCCCGCGCCGTGCCCATTCCATTGCTGCACAGGGCGGTATCAACGCAGCAAAGAACTACAAAAACGATGGCGACTCCGTTTATCGTTTGTTCTACGATACCGTTAAGGGTGGTGACTTCCGTGCTCGCGAAGCCAACGTGCACCGCTTGGCCGAAAACTCCAACTTGATCATCGACCAGTGCGTCGCTCAGGGCGTTCCCTTCGGTCGTGAATACGGTGGCCTTTTGGACAACCGCTCTTTCGGCGGTACGCAGGTTTCCCGTACGTTCTACGCTCGTGGTCAGACGGGTCAGCAGCTCCTCCTCGGTGCATACCAGGCTCTCATGCGCCAGGTTGCTGCCGGTAAGGTCAAGATGTTCCCGCGTCGCGAAATGATGGACCTCGTCGTGATCGACGGCAAGGCTCGCGGTATCATCGTCCGTAACCTCATCACTGGCGAACTCGAAAGCCACGTTGCAGACGCTGTCTGCCTTTGCACTGGTGGTTATGGTAACGTCTACTACCTCTCCACGAACGCTCAGGGCTCCAACGTCACGGCTGCATTCCGTGCTTACAAGCGCGGTGCTCTCTTTGCAAACCCGTGCTATACGCAGATCCACCCGACCTGCATTCCGCGCCATGGCGACCTTCAGTCCAAGCTCACCTTGATGAGTGAATCCCTCCGTAACGACGGTCGTATTTGGGTTCCGCGCAAGGCTGGCGACACCCGTTCTCCGGACCAGATCCCGGAAGAAGAACGTTACTACTACCTCGAAGAAAAGTACCCGAGCTTCGGTAACCTCGTCCCGCGTGACGTGGCTTCCCGTAACGCCAAGCAGGTCTGCGACGCAGGTCTCGGCGTGGGTAACACCAAGCAGGCTGTGTACCTCGACTTCGCCGACGCTATCCAGCGTATGGGCGTTGCAGGTGTCTCTGCCAAGTACGGCAACCTCTTCCAGATGTACGAAAAGATCACAGACGAAGACCCGTACAAGGTCCCGATGCGCATCTTCCCGGCTATCCACTACACCATGGGTGGTCTCTGGGTTGACTATGATTTGATGTCCACTATCCCGGGCTGCTTCGTTCTCGGTGAAGCAAACTTCTCCGACCACGGTGCAAACCGCCTCGGTGCATCTGCTCTTATGCAGGGCCTCTCCGACGGTTACTTCGTGATTCCGTTCACCATCGGTGGCTATTTCGCAGGTACCAAGCTCGAAAAGGTCTCTGAATCCGATGCCGCCTTCGAAGACTGCAAGAAGCAGACCGAAGAACGCATCCACAAGCTCCTCTCCATCAAGGGTCACCGCACTGTTAACGATATCCATCGTGAACTCGGTAACATCATGTGGGAATACGTTGGCATGGCTCGTAACGAAGCCGGCCTCAAGACGGCTCTCGAAAAGATTCCGGCACTCCGCCAGGAATTCTGGGAAAACGTCAACGTGCTCGGCTCCGAAGGTTCCTTCAACCAGAACCTCGAACGTGCTGGCCGCGTTGCTGACTTCCTCGAATTCGCCGAAGTCCTCACTCTCGACGCTCTCCATCGTAAAGAATCTTGCGGTGGCCACTTCCGTGAAGAAAGCCAGACTCCGGAAGGCGAAGCAAAGCGCGATGATGAAAACTTCTGCTACGTCGGTGCTTGGGAATACAAGGGCGACGGTATCGCACCGGAACTCTCCAAGGAACCTCTTACTTTTGATAACGTCCACCTTGCTACTAGGAGCTACAAATAA
- a CDS encoding succinate dehydrogenase/fumarate reductase iron-sulfur subunit, translating into MSGLNLTLKIWRQKDAKTKGQFETVKINDVSPDMSFLEMLDIVNEEQMKQGKEGFAFDHDCREGICGMCSLVINGMPHGPDHATTTCQLHMRKFKDGDTIVIEPWRAAAFPVIRDCAVDRTAFDRIIQAGGFVSVNTGAAPEASTIPVPKADADRAFDAAACIGCGACVAACKNASAMLFVSAKVSHLSFLPQGKVEAKKRVLAMVAQMDKEGFGNCTNLYECQAACPKGITVDYIAKMNREYLGATVTYAEKVYGKD; encoded by the coding sequence ATGAGCGGACTGAATTTGACTTTGAAGATTTGGCGTCAGAAGGATGCCAAGACCAAGGGACAGTTCGAAACTGTCAAGATCAACGATGTTTCTCCGGACATGTCCTTCTTGGAAATGCTCGACATTGTGAACGAAGAACAGATGAAGCAGGGCAAGGAAGGCTTCGCTTTCGACCACGACTGCCGCGAAGGTATCTGTGGTATGTGCTCTCTCGTCATCAACGGTATGCCGCACGGTCCTGACCATGCAACGACTACCTGCCAGCTTCACATGCGTAAGTTCAAGGATGGCGACACCATCGTGATCGAACCGTGGCGCGCTGCCGCATTCCCGGTTATCCGTGACTGCGCTGTCGACCGTACCGCTTTCGACCGCATCATTCAGGCTGGCGGCTTCGTTTCCGTCAACACCGGTGCTGCTCCTGAAGCATCCACGATTCCGGTTCCGAAGGCCGATGCCGACCGCGCATTCGACGCTGCCGCTTGCATTGGTTGCGGTGCTTGCGTCGCTGCATGTAAGAACGCCTCTGCTATGCTCTTCGTCTCTGCTAAGGTTTCTCACCTCAGCTTCTTGCCGCAGGGCAAGGTCGAAGCAAAGAAGCGCGTGCTCGCCATGGTCGCTCAGATGGACAAGGAAGGCTTCGGCAACTGCACGAACCTTTACGAATGCCAGGCCGCATGCCCGAAGGGTATCACCGTGGATTACATCGCCAAGATGAACCGCGAATACCTCGGCGCAACAGTCACCTATGCCGAAAAGGTGTACGGAAAGGACTAA